One Sphaeramia orbicularis chromosome 21, fSphaOr1.1, whole genome shotgun sequence DNA window includes the following coding sequences:
- the map3k19 gene encoding mitogen-activated protein kinase kinase kinase 19, translated as METLRDIRRAYQDAGGRSSTRGGLCLPSLNGNTRIHSDGSDLVNTRSLCIPATPAHRQRTRSVVATSPSSSSVQCGIEPSQLSRSAPTIMEPLLGANAMSQARAHIHSRLGSSSTTEQKGFVPVLHPNPRTPKSLAPLKVRPRDSGAPVLKHHVPLKPISQRPLCSRVWLRRGRSSWGSPLINSPSGKGGSEESGSSSHSSSQSSINLEEEDGGDIHKKDSDDSHVRFVGESLLDHPNHVGYTDCRLQKVTEHFSIGPRRTPIPPIHRSDQNNEDKPITQTINLLSTEKSLNYEGKVLLMNFNHQSQLKITYAQHEDTVGHIQDTVNDDIPITSKNLVVCTIEPETLDSNGVCYINIDHSDAIASSGGNYINDQQHVKQEARTMQNFLSGETHQPTPTLTKEVKVNSPAVTKALFFTPAVNQSLSVDVVQKPNKRKVKTIKSLCNNERRMSMNCELRANIKSNQSLVHRDQNLLNQNKSKSNVKYSSYSTQVKPDLIIDGDVALTKMKSKLKSVMSSHRNTDVPSGQKKAVEVHHLQKRNNLDKLNRGQQHLQVKEMNTSQQLKRHGAAGTLRSKSAVDLITYKDMFQPIQSGDEGPAIYEMFAGPIYDNLRVSSSCEKSKGRQVESAPSKKTPPNHKAKHRPVKHAQSKRRSPGESTMVSAKSKPRPSKVKPALISVSRRATQKQEGLHKTGEHMKTEVVPEDAEVYHNTAVGKDEDRNLSTIEEVHSKFGSETLRTDHTLTQAHGLNQMQMNMQMAADMTPPETRTQTGLLPRLELSQSPQQSKINTWTSSFGNTMSPVYQRFLDEYGDGPLTDDLLQCLAEELISLDERDVSLSPSSGNTEPNKKEANSASGRSTSQKGSSVCSPVLHGSGFSDTITWTKGEVLGRGAYGTVYCGLTGQGQLIAVKQVNLDASDPDTAKREYCRLQGEVELLKALCHVNIVGFLGTSLYQHVVSIFMEYVPGGSIASILHRFGPLPERVLALYTHQILQGVAYLHLNRVIHRDLKGNNVMLMPTGVIKLIDFGCARRLNCLHQTASNSGDLLKSVHGTPYWMAPEVINETGYGRKSDIWSVGCTVFEMATGKPPLAHMDKMAALFYIGAQRGLMPTLPDTFSENAKDFVKICLTSDQAHRPSADQLLKHSFIPRNEAEGHAEATKSKPCCGHEQGLCG; from the exons ATGGAAACACTGAGAGACATCAGACGAGCCTATCAGGATGCAGGGGGGAGAAGCAG TACCAGAGGAGGCCTGTGTCTGCCCAGTCTGAATGGAAACACCAGGATCCATTCAGATGGTTCTGACCTGGTGAATACCCGTAGCCTCTGCATCCCTGCAACTCCTGCACACAG ACAAAGAACTAGAAGTGTGGTGGCTACCTCTCCATCCTCGTCCAGTGTTCAGTGTGGGATTGAGCCCAGTCAACtaagcagatcagcccccactATCATGGAACCACTGCTGGGTGCAAACGCCATGAGCCAGGCCAGGGCTCACATCCACAGCC GACTTGGTTCGAGTTCTACTACTGAGCAAAAG GGATTCGTACCAGTGCTGCATCCAAACCCCAGGACTCCAAAGAGCTTGGCCCCTCTGAAGGTCAGGCCCAGAGACAGTGGGGCTCCAGTGCTTAAACACCATGTTCCCCTGAAACCCATCAGCCAGAGGCCCCTCTGCTCAAGGGTCTGGCTAAGGAGAGGCAGGTCATCCTGGGGCAGCCCACTCATCAACTCTCCTTCTGGTAAGGGTGGAAGTGAGGAAAGTGGGTCCAGCAGTCACAGCAGCAGCCAGAGTTCCATCAATCTGGAGGAGGAAGATGGTGGGGATATCCACAAGAAAGATTCTGATGACAGCCATGTAAGGTTTGTGGGAGAAAGCCTGTTGGATCATCCAAATCATGTCGGATACACTGACTGCAGGCTTCAGAAGGTGACAGAGCATTTTAGTATTGGACCAAGGAGGACCCCCATACCACCAATCCACAGATCAGATCAGAACAATGAAGACAAACCTATCACTCAAACAATTAATTTACTTAGCACTGAAAAAAGTCTAAATTATGAAGGGAAAGTCTTATTAATGAATTTCAATCATCAATCCCAGTTGAAAATTACCTATGCACAACATGAAGACACCGTGGGTCACATTCAGGACACTGTGAATGATGATATACCAATCACATCAAAAAACCTTGTGGTCTGCACTATAGAACCTGAGACTCTGGACAGTAATGGGGTGTGCTATATTAATATTGACCACAGTGATGCTATAGCATCCTCTGGAGGGAATTACATTAATGACCAACAGCATGTAAAACAGGAAGCAAGAACGATGCAGAATTTTTTGAGTGGAGAAACCCATCAACCTACTCCCACCCTCACTAAGGAAGTAAAAGTAAACTCTCCCGCAGTGACAAAAGCCTTGTTTTTTACCCCAGCTGTAAACCAATCACTATCAGTGGATGTGGTACAAAAACCAAACAAGAGAAAAGTtaaaaccattaaatcattatgTAACAATGAGAGAAGAATGAGCATGAACTGTGAACTAAGAGCAAATATCAAAAGTAATCAGTCCTTAGTGCACAGAGACCAAAACCTCTTGAATCAGAACAAATCCAAAAGCAATGTGAAGTACTCCTCATATTCCACTCAAGTCAAACCTGATTTAATAATTGATGGAGATGTAGCgcttacaaaaatgaaatcaaagctTAAATCCGTGATGAGTTCTCATCGTAACACTGATGTCCCATCAGGCCAAAAAAAGGCTGTGGAGGTGCATCATCTGCAGAAAAGAAACAATCTGGACAAGCTGAATCGAGGCCAGCAGCATTTACAAGTAAAGGAGATGAATACTTCACAGCAGCTAAAGAGACATGGAGCAGCTGGGACACTCAGATCCAAATCTGCTGTGGACTTGATCACTTATAAAGACATGTTTCAGCCAATACAGAGTGGGGATGAAGGACCGGCCATTTACGAGATGTTTGCTGGTCCGATCTATGATAACCTGAGGGTTTCTAGTTCATGTGAGAAAAGTAAAGGCAGACAAGTAGAGTCTGCGCCGTCCAAAAAGACACCACCAAACCACAAAGCCAAACACAGACCCGTGAAACATGCACAGAGTAAGAGGAGAAGCCCAGGGGAGAGTACAATGGTTTCTGCTAAAAGCAAACCAAGACCATCAAAGGTAAAACCTGCTCTTATCTCCGTGTCCAGGAGGGCCACGCAGAAACAGGAGGGACTGCATAAAACTGGAGAGCATATGAAGACAGAGGTAGTTCCAGAGGATGCTGAAGTTTATCATAATACTGCAGTAGGCAAGGATGAGGATCGTAACTTATCGACAATAGAGGAGGTTCATTCTAAGTTTGGGTCTGAAACACTCAGAACTGACCACACATTGACCCAGGCCCATGGTTTGAACCAGATGCAGATGAATATGCAGATGGCAGCAGATATGACTCCACCAGAAACCAGAACTCAGACCGGCCTTCTCCCTAGACTCGAACTATCTCAGAGCCCCCAACAATCCAAGATCAATACTTGGACCTCTTCTTTTGGAAACACCATGTCACCGGTTTACCAGAGATTTTTGGATGAATATGGGGATGGGCCTCTTACAGATGATCTACTCCAGTGTTTGGCAGAGGAATTGATCTCATTGGATGAGAGGGATGTATCCCTCAGCCCAAGTTCAGGCAACACGGAACCAAATAAAAAGGAGGCCAACTCTGCTTCAGGAAGAAGTACGTCtcaaaag GGATCTTCTGTATGCAGTCCAGTTCTTCATGGCTCTGGGTTCAGTGACACAATAACATGGACAAAGGGTGAAGTTCTTGGCAGAGGGGCCTATGGGACG GTGTACTGTGGCCTGACCGGCCAGGGTCAGCTAATCGCTGTCAAGCAGGTGAACCTCGACGCCTCTGATCCTGACACTGCCAAGAGGGAATACTGTCGCCTGCAAGGGGAAGTCGAGCTGCTTAAAGCCCTCTGTCATGTCAACATTGTGGGGTTTTTGGGGACGTCGCTTTATCAGCATGTGGTTTCTATCTTCATGGAGTATGTTCCAGGAGGATCCATTGCCAGCATCCTACACAG GTTTGGTCCTTTGCCTGAGCGAGTACTGGCCCTATACACTCATCAGATCCTGCAAGGGGTGGCCTACCTTCACCTGAACAGGGTGATTCACCGAGACTTAAAGGGCAACAATGTCATGCTGATGCCCACTGGTGTCATCAAACTTATAGACTTTGGCTGTGCACGCCGTCTCAACTGCTTACACCAAACTGCCAGCAACAGTGGAGACCTGCTCAAGTCTGTTCATGGCACACCTTACTGGATGGCACCAGAA GTTATCAATGAGACAGGCTATGGCAGGAAGTCAGATATATGGAGTGTGGGTTGTACCGTCTTTGAGATGGCCACAGGGAAACCACCACTAGCGCACATGGACAAGATGGCTGCCCTGTTCTACATCGGGGCTCAGAGGGGTTTGATGCCCACTTTACCAGACACTTTCTCAGAAAATGCTAAAGACTTTGTGAAAATATGCTTGACGAG TGACCAGGCACATCGGCCATCTGCAGATCAGCTGCTCAAACACTCATTTATTCCCAGAAATGAAGCTGAAGGACATGCTGAAGCAACAAAGAGCAAACCCTGCTGTGGCCACGAACAGGGACTGTGTGGATGA